Below is a genomic region from Bacteroidales bacterium.
CAATCGATCGAGTATAGCATCGGCAATGGTTCCTTCCCCAATGATGTCATACCATACCGATACTGGGATTTGCGATGATACAATGGTGGATTTTTGATTGTACCGATCATCAATAATATCCATTAGGGTTTCCCGATCTTGTTTGTCAAGCGATTGAAGCCCAAAGTCATCTAATATTAACAAATCCATTTTAGCGAGTTTGTTGAGTTCTTTCATGTATGTGCCATCCGCCTTCGAGAGCTTAAAGCGTTTAAAAAGTCGCGAAGTAATCGTGTAAAGCACCTTGTATTCCAGCATGCATGCCTGATTGCCCAGGGCTTGTGCCAGGTAACTTTTGCCAACACCTGAAGGCCCGGTAAAGATGAGATTTTCTTTGCGTGTAATAAAATCTAGCGAGGATAGTCTTTGGAACATGTTTTTATCCAGGTTCCTGTTTTCGTTGTAACTCACCTCGGCCAGTGAGGCCTTCTGACGAAAACCGGCTTGTTTAAGCAAGCGTTGTATTTTTTTGTTTTGCCGCTCCTCCCATTCATGGTCGGTAAGCAAAGCCAGGTAGTCATCGGGTGTAACATCGGTTAGTTGGTTGTTTTTTACATGCTGCAGGTGCAACTCGGCCATTGCATTGATGCGCATTTTTTTGAGTTTTTCAATAGTCTGATTGTTGTTCATAATATGTGAGTTTAAATTATTCATAGGCAGAAGCACCCCGGATATTTTTGTGATTGGGAATGTGTGATTGAGCGGGATCCTCCTGCTGGTTAATCGCTTTATCCAGATTATTTTTTAGAATATTCTTAATGCGATGGTATGAGTGTGTACCTACCTCAATGGCTATTTTGCAGGCATCATTGAGCCGCGTTGAGCCA
It encodes:
- the istB gene encoding IS21-like element helper ATPase IstB; amino-acid sequence: MNNNQTIEKLKKMRINAMAELHLQHVKNNQLTDVTPDDYLALLTDHEWEERQNKKIQRLLKQAGFRQKASLAEVSYNENRNLDKNMFQRLSSLDFITRKENLIFTGPSGVGKSYLAQALGNQACMLEYKVLYTITSRLFKRFKLSKADGTYMKELNKLAKMDLLILDDFGLQSLDKQDRETLMDIIDDRYNQKSTIVSSQIPVSVWYDIIGEGTIADAILDRLVNSSHRIDLKGDSLRKGILETQ